The following proteins come from a genomic window of Aquimarina sp. MAR_2010_214:
- a CDS encoding tryptophan 2,3-dioxygenase family protein, which produces MNESIKPEIAEKIKQLEKKFKNSGQDLGSYLDGLLHDRYLTYWDYIHLDTLLSLQIPRTHFPDEEIFITYHQITELYFKLIIHELKQIIDDKLQNAAFFTTKIDRVNRYFGVLINSFDVMIRGMDREQFLKYRMSLLPASGFQSVQFRLIEIYSTPLTNLVSAKERDIFSEKDVLEEVFEHLYWKSGATDKETGEKTLTLKQFEYRYTPRMMRIAHQVQQSTIFHKYLELPEKEQNNVLLIEALRTFDTNVNVNWLLMHMGAAYRYLNKEKGEVLATGGTNWKSFLPPSFQRIMFFPNLWTKEEKENWGQQWVTHQFNTAK; this is translated from the coding sequence ATGAATGAATCTATAAAGCCAGAGATTGCCGAAAAAATAAAGCAACTAGAAAAAAAATTTAAAAACTCTGGCCAGGATCTGGGGTCATATTTAGACGGTCTACTTCACGATCGATATTTAACCTATTGGGATTATATACACCTGGACACTTTATTAAGCTTACAGATCCCAAGAACACATTTCCCTGACGAGGAGATCTTTATTACTTATCATCAAATTACAGAACTCTATTTCAAGCTAATTATACATGAATTAAAGCAGATCATTGATGACAAATTACAAAATGCCGCTTTTTTTACTACTAAAATTGATAGAGTAAATCGTTATTTCGGAGTTTTGATCAATTCTTTTGACGTTATGATTAGAGGAATGGACAGAGAACAATTTCTTAAATACCGAATGTCTCTTCTACCTGCAAGTGGTTTTCAATCTGTGCAATTTAGGTTAATCGAGATCTATTCAACTCCCCTGACGAATCTTGTAAGTGCTAAAGAAAGAGATATTTTTTCTGAAAAAGATGTCCTCGAAGAAGTATTCGAACATTTGTACTGGAAATCTGGTGCTACCGATAAAGAAACCGGTGAAAAAACACTTACTCTTAAGCAATTCGAATATCGATATACACCAAGAATGATGCGTATTGCTCACCAAGTACAACAGAGCACTATTTTTCACAAATACCTCGAACTACCAGAAAAAGAGCAAAATAATGTGCTCCTTATCGAAGCATTACGTACTTTTGACACTAATGTGAATGTTAATTGGTTATTAATGCACATGGGTGCTGCCTATAGGTATCTCAATAAAGAGAAAGGTGAAGTTTTGGCTACAGGAGGAACTAACTGGAAAAGTTTCTTGCCTCCAAGTTTTCAAAGGATTATGTTTTTTCCTAATCTTTGGACCAAGGAAGAAAAAGAAAACTGGGGTCAACAATGGGTTACTCATCAATTTAATACCGCAAAATAA
- a CDS encoding peptidoglycan DD-metalloendopeptidase family protein: MKQIGYLLLTAVVLFSCQKEKKEAKVIVPEVIEEEKAPPIITEFGYVLNDFNVVKDTIRPGDSFGAIMDTHGISRTKVFEITNTIKDTFNVARIQAGKPYMLLKSKDTTEKAQVFVYQNNKIDYTVIDFRDSIIAKKSKKPVALVDKTASGIINSSLMQTFDDMDLNFLVAYNMADIYAWTIDFTRLQAGDRFKVIYTEKFIDDTIPAGVDKIKACYFEHRGKPIYAFRFIDDSINNSIDYYDDEANNLRRAFLTAPVKFSRISSRYNLKRRIKYYGNKVRPHRGTDFAAPIGTPILATADGVVTKSERRGGNGKYVKIRHNATYDTQYLHMSRQAVKVGEFVNQGDVIGYIGMTGNTGGPHVCYRFWKNGKEVDPFKQDLPASKPLADSLKQGFYNHVQPLKTELDSIPFKPQKPQEIL; the protein is encoded by the coding sequence TTGAAGCAAATAGGTTATTTACTACTTACCGCGGTAGTATTATTTTCATGTCAAAAAGAAAAAAAAGAAGCAAAAGTTATTGTTCCAGAAGTTATAGAGGAAGAAAAAGCGCCTCCAATTATAACTGAATTTGGTTACGTTCTAAATGACTTTAATGTTGTTAAAGACACCATACGCCCCGGAGATAGTTTTGGAGCCATTATGGATACTCATGGGATAAGTAGAACTAAAGTATTTGAGATCACTAATACAATTAAAGACACCTTTAATGTAGCCAGAATTCAGGCAGGAAAACCTTATATGCTTCTTAAATCAAAAGATACTACAGAAAAAGCACAGGTATTTGTATATCAAAACAACAAAATCGATTATACCGTGATTGATTTTAGAGATAGTATCATTGCCAAAAAAAGCAAAAAACCAGTAGCGCTTGTTGATAAAACTGCTTCTGGAATCATAAACAGCAGTTTAATGCAAACATTTGACGATATGGATCTCAATTTTCTGGTTGCATATAACATGGCAGATATCTATGCATGGACTATTGATTTCACAAGATTACAAGCAGGAGATAGATTTAAGGTAATTTATACCGAAAAATTTATTGATGATACTATTCCCGCAGGAGTTGATAAAATCAAAGCCTGCTATTTTGAACATCGAGGTAAACCTATTTATGCTTTTAGGTTTATTGATGATTCTATTAACAATTCTATAGATTATTATGATGATGAAGCTAATAATTTACGTAGAGCATTTCTTACTGCTCCTGTAAAATTTAGTAGAATTTCTTCGCGATACAACCTTAAACGCAGAATCAAATATTATGGCAACAAAGTAAGGCCACATCGAGGGACAGATTTTGCTGCTCCTATAGGTACCCCGATATTGGCCACTGCAGATGGAGTCGTAACCAAATCTGAGCGAAGAGGCGGAAATGGTAAATATGTAAAAATAAGGCATAATGCCACTTATGATACTCAATATCTACACATGAGCAGACAAGCTGTAAAAGTAGGTGAATTTGTAAACCAAGGAGATGTTATAGGATATATTGGGATGACTGGTAACACAGGAGGTCCCCATGTGTGCTACAGATTCTGGAAAAACGGAAAAGAAGTAGACCCATTTAAACAAGATCTTCCGGCTTCAAAACCACTAGCCGATAGTCTTAAACAAGGTTTTTATAACCACGTTCAACCTTTAAAGACCGAATTAGATAGTATTCCTTTTAAACCACAAAAACCGCAGGAAATTTTATAA
- the pgi gene encoding glucose-6-phosphate isomerase, which produces MTLPTINPTTTKAWEALKSHYETIKDTHLTTLFKHNPDRAHAFSIEWKDFYVDYSKNRIDKTTKNLLLDLAREVKLDEAIQHYFDGSTINETENRAVLHTALRTPSEHQVIIDGKNIVSEVTNVKEKIKSFSHQVISGNLKGYTGKAFTDIVNIGIGGSDLGPAMITESLTYYKNHLTLHFISNVDGDHVHQNLKKLDPETTLFVVVSKTFSTQETISNATTARKWFTQNAPKEAVGKHFVAVSSNILNVTNFGIAEENIFPLWDWVGGRFSLWSAVGLSISLSIGFENFEALLAGAYEMDEHFKNTPFEENIPVILGMLSIWYNNFFNVESEAIIPYSQYLHRLPAYLQQGIMESNGKSTDRNGNPITYQTGTIIWGEPGTNAQHAFFQLIHQGTKLIPAEFIGFKHSLFSDQDHQNKLMANFFAQTEALMNGKTQEEVLQELSAKNTSDEKLKKLLPFKVFAGNKPTTTILIDTLTPKNLGALVSMYEQRIFIQGIIWNIFSYDQWGVELGKQLATAILSEIDTHEVKEHDSSTKALLQRYLDNSE; this is translated from the coding sequence ATGACATTACCAACTATTAACCCAACCACCACAAAAGCCTGGGAAGCATTAAAATCTCATTATGAAACCATAAAAGATACACACCTTACAACTCTTTTTAAACACAATCCGGATCGCGCACATGCTTTTTCGATTGAATGGAAGGATTTTTATGTAGATTATTCTAAAAACAGGATCGATAAAACCACAAAAAACCTGTTATTGGACCTGGCTAGAGAAGTAAAGCTCGATGAAGCTATACAACATTATTTTGATGGTAGTACTATTAATGAGACAGAGAATAGAGCCGTTCTACATACCGCTCTCAGAACACCATCTGAACATCAAGTTATCATTGATGGTAAAAATATAGTCTCAGAAGTTACAAACGTAAAAGAAAAAATAAAATCCTTTAGCCATCAGGTCATTTCAGGAAATCTTAAAGGATATACGGGTAAAGCTTTTACCGATATTGTAAATATTGGTATTGGAGGATCTGATCTTGGCCCTGCTATGATTACAGAGTCCTTAACGTATTATAAGAATCATCTTACTCTACATTTTATCTCTAATGTAGATGGAGATCATGTTCATCAAAACCTAAAAAAATTAGATCCAGAGACTACCTTATTTGTAGTCGTATCTAAAACCTTTTCTACTCAAGAAACCATATCCAATGCTACAACAGCAAGAAAGTGGTTCACCCAAAATGCGCCTAAAGAAGCTGTGGGAAAGCATTTTGTAGCCGTATCAAGTAATATTCTTAATGTGACCAATTTTGGGATTGCAGAAGAAAATATTTTCCCTTTATGGGATTGGGTTGGTGGTCGTTTTTCTTTATGGAGCGCAGTTGGATTGTCTATAAGTCTATCTATAGGCTTTGAAAATTTTGAAGCCCTACTAGCTGGAGCCTATGAAATGGATGAGCATTTTAAAAATACTCCTTTTGAAGAAAATATTCCCGTAATTTTAGGAATGCTTAGCATATGGTACAATAATTTTTTTAATGTAGAAAGCGAAGCTATTATTCCCTACTCTCAATATTTACATAGGTTACCAGCATATCTGCAACAAGGTATTATGGAAAGTAATGGAAAAAGTACAGATCGTAATGGTAATCCTATTACCTACCAAACCGGTACGATTATCTGGGGAGAGCCAGGAACTAATGCTCAGCATGCATTCTTTCAATTAATTCATCAAGGAACCAAATTGATTCCAGCAGAATTTATTGGCTTTAAACACTCCTTATTTAGTGATCAGGATCATCAAAATAAGTTAATGGCCAATTTTTTTGCACAAACAGAAGCCTTGATGAATGGTAAAACTCAAGAAGAAGTGCTTCAGGAATTAAGTGCTAAAAATACCTCTGATGAAAAATTAAAAAAACTACTCCCTTTTAAAGTATTTGCAGGTAATAAACCAACAACCACTATTTTAATTGATACCCTTACCCCTAAAAACTTAGGAGCATTAGTATCAATGTATGAACAACGTATTTTTATTCAAGGTATCATATGGAATATTTTTAGCTATGATCAATGGGGTGTAGAATTAGGTAAGCAACTGGCTACTGCTATCTTATCTGAAATCGATACTCATGAAGTTAAAGAACACGATTCGTCAACAAAAGCTCTTTTACAAAGATATTTAGACAACTCTGAATGA
- a CDS encoding IS1595 family transposase, translated as MIPEDFRDFFISSSALVQSEIVSTLLEISTEGSALIDSNQSKAISCPHCKCNKIKANGKLKGVQRYVCNTCHKNFSETTGKFWYNLKKKDKVNRYLFCLLSGYSIRKSAKETGISIQTSFDWRHKLLVSFGSVSVDEFQGILESDDLFFAYSEKGNRNLDRPARKRGAKASKAGLSNEKVAVIASCDRSGNKDFKVATRGRISKSDLETILQGKLAKVETLCSDSHRSYTAFAKDKKVAHKKFNASKGQRAVDKIYHVQNVNNMDMRLRKFMEPFNGVATKYLQNYLNWFLVLEKIKNSTSKMATVAAIAFASNTAWMEFKNIVVNNMLFRT; from the coding sequence ATGATACCAGAAGATTTTAGAGATTTTTTCATTAGTTCATCGGCTTTGGTTCAATCAGAAATTGTTTCCACATTATTGGAGATCTCTACTGAGGGTTCAGCCCTGATTGATAGCAATCAGAGTAAAGCCATAAGCTGTCCTCATTGTAAGTGCAATAAAATTAAGGCTAATGGTAAGCTCAAAGGAGTACAGCGCTATGTTTGTAATACTTGTCATAAAAACTTTAGTGAAACTACCGGTAAGTTCTGGTACAACCTCAAGAAGAAAGACAAAGTTAATCGTTATTTATTCTGTTTACTCTCTGGATATAGTATTCGCAAGAGTGCCAAAGAAACAGGGATTTCTATTCAGACTTCTTTTGATTGGAGGCACAAATTACTTGTCTCCTTTGGGAGCGTAAGTGTGGATGAATTCCAAGGAATCCTAGAGAGTGATGATCTTTTCTTTGCTTACTCTGAAAAAGGGAATCGAAATTTGGATCGTCCTGCTAGAAAACGTGGCGCAAAGGCAAGTAAAGCTGGTCTCAGTAATGAAAAAGTAGCTGTGATAGCCAGTTGTGACCGATCAGGGAACAAAGATTTCAAAGTAGCTACCAGAGGTCGCATTAGTAAAAGTGACTTGGAGACTATATTACAAGGGAAGTTGGCTAAAGTAGAAACCCTTTGTAGCGACAGTCACAGAAGCTATACTGCATTTGCAAAAGACAAGAAGGTAGCACACAAAAAATTTAATGCTTCGAAGGGTCAAAGAGCTGTTGACAAAATATATCACGTACAAAATGTGAATAATATGGATATGCGTCTAAGGAAATTTATGGAGCCCTTCAATGGAGTGGCAACAAAATACCTTCAGAATTATCTGAATTGGTTTTTAGTCTTAGAAAAAATAAAAAATTCAACCAGTAAAATGGCAACCGTAGCAGCTATAGCCTTTGCTTCCAATACTGCCTGGATGGAATTTAAAAACATAGTAGTAAATAATATGCTTTTTAGAACTTAG
- a CDS encoding carboxypeptidase regulatory-like domain-containing protein, whose protein sequence is MKKITFLFVVILIAVVGKTFAQGVTTSSLGGKVTDNAGGPLPGANIVAVHQASGTTYGATTDFDGFYRISGMRTGGPYTITISYLGFNDYVRENISLQLGQSFRISTQMVEASSELEKVVITVTNNGVFNSNKSGAETNISQRDIQNLPQTSRSVADFVRLTPQAQVSEDDDGFSISLAGQNSRYNAIYIDGAVNNDVFGLADSGTNGGQTGVNPFSVDAIESFQVQIAPFDVRIAGFAGGAISAVTRSGTNTIEGSAYAFIRNQDLAGKTPPSLLNEGESREKFPDFSSTTYGVRVGGPIIKDKLFYFINYEREDREVPQPFNINNYTGDSNTLAAIESLRSRTLATYGYDIGGFQSNETTLESDKFTIKLDWNINENNKLSFRHGYVKGSNLEARNSNSRGIGFENGSEKFVTVSNSSALEINSTIGSDYSNNLIIGYTRVRDDRDPSGSPFPTVRIADGLNNRDFRQGLIFGNEPFSTANLLDQDIFTLTNNFEIYKGAHTITIGTHNEYSKIKNLFFAFNHGDYTFLTVDDFLTGQPASFYQREYSLLGGLGTGDDSTGASEFDVLQLGIYAQDEVQFTDNFKITIGLRFDFPIWEDGLANDDFNNRTIPLLEAAGYDLQGARVGKGVDSQVYISPRVGFNWNVNGERKTQIRGGFGIFTSRLPLVWPAATYNNNGVTGGRSRSFELSDPVVFNPNINQQPVTVQPGTGGVGGRIDLFAPDFKLPQVFKANFAIDQKLPLWGLVASADLIWNDNITALNYQQLNIVGEAGALNGPDNRPYYDDNEIDDTYRDIILASNTGEGYSWNASFTLRKPFENGFQGQVSYSYGDSKSLFDGTSSRNISQWANIETVNGKNAPQLSRSDFAQGHRINANVSYEIKWTDNLKTTFGVYYEGSQGQPYSFIYDGSLLGDNRSDNALLYVPANQSEINLVPFRDRDGNIIPGSDTPAEQWAALNAFIEGNDYLRKRRGRYAERNGDQGPWSHVIDLRFVQDFSINFGDKKHTLQATADINNFTNLINKDWGKRKFIRQTVDLINAETGGPDPEYTFDADRFKDGIEELTDSGRLNASRWQMQVGLRYLFN, encoded by the coding sequence ATGAAAAAGATTACATTTTTATTTGTTGTAATCCTTATCGCAGTCGTTGGGAAAACGTTTGCGCAAGGGGTAACTACTTCTTCATTAGGAGGTAAAGTTACAGACAATGCAGGTGGTCCACTACCTGGAGCTAATATTGTGGCAGTTCATCAAGCATCAGGTACAACCTATGGTGCAACTACCGATTTTGATGGATTTTATAGAATTTCTGGTATGCGTACCGGAGGTCCTTATACTATTACCATTTCTTATCTTGGATTTAATGATTATGTAAGAGAGAATATATCTCTTCAATTAGGACAATCTTTCAGAATTAGTACTCAGATGGTTGAGGCATCAAGCGAATTAGAAAAGGTAGTTATAACCGTTACTAATAATGGTGTATTTAACTCTAACAAAAGTGGTGCAGAAACTAATATTTCGCAAAGAGATATTCAAAATTTACCACAAACTTCCCGATCTGTTGCAGATTTTGTTAGATTAACACCACAAGCTCAGGTATCTGAAGATGATGATGGTTTTAGCATCTCTTTGGCAGGTCAGAATAGTAGATATAATGCTATCTATATTGATGGTGCAGTTAATAATGATGTTTTTGGATTAGCAGACTCTGGAACTAATGGAGGACAAACTGGTGTAAATCCATTTTCAGTAGATGCTATTGAATCTTTTCAAGTACAAATAGCACCTTTTGATGTAAGAATTGCTGGTTTTGCTGGTGGTGCGATAAGTGCTGTTACAAGATCAGGAACAAATACTATTGAAGGATCTGCTTATGCATTTATAAGAAATCAAGATTTAGCTGGTAAAACACCTCCTAGTTTGCTTAATGAAGGTGAGTCTAGAGAAAAATTTCCTGATTTTTCATCTACTACATATGGGGTAAGAGTTGGTGGACCAATTATTAAAGATAAATTGTTCTACTTCATTAATTATGAAAGAGAAGATAGAGAAGTCCCTCAACCTTTCAATATCAACAATTATACTGGGGATTCTAACACACTTGCTGCAATAGAAAGTTTAAGATCCAGAACTCTTGCAACATATGGTTATGATATCGGTGGATTTCAGAGCAACGAAACTACTTTAGAAAGTGATAAATTTACTATTAAATTAGATTGGAATATTAATGAAAATAACAAATTATCTTTCAGACATGGTTATGTTAAAGGATCAAATTTAGAAGCTAGAAATTCTAATAGTAGAGGAATTGGTTTTGAAAATGGGTCAGAAAAATTTGTTACTGTTTCTAACTCTTCTGCATTAGAGATAAACTCTACTATTGGCTCAGATTATTCAAATAACCTTATTATAGGGTATACTAGAGTAAGAGACGACAGAGATCCTAGTGGTAGTCCATTCCCAACAGTAAGAATTGCCGACGGTTTAAATAACAGAGATTTTAGACAAGGTCTTATTTTTGGAAACGAGCCTTTCTCTACAGCAAACCTTTTAGATCAAGACATCTTTACATTAACAAATAATTTTGAGATTTATAAAGGAGCACATACTATAACCATAGGTACTCATAACGAATATTCAAAAATTAAAAACTTATTCTTTGCCTTTAATCATGGAGATTATACTTTTCTTACTGTAGATGATTTTCTTACAGGACAACCTGCTAGTTTTTACCAGAGAGAGTATTCTTTATTAGGAGGACTCGGTACTGGTGATGATTCTACAGGAGCATCAGAATTTGATGTACTTCAATTAGGTATTTATGCACAAGATGAAGTTCAGTTTACAGATAATTTTAAAATTACTATTGGTCTTAGATTTGACTTTCCTATTTGGGAAGATGGGCTTGCCAATGATGATTTTAATAACAGAACGATACCTTTACTTGAAGCAGCCGGATATGATTTACAAGGTGCAAGAGTTGGAAAAGGTGTTGACTCACAAGTTTATATCTCGCCTAGAGTTGGGTTTAACTGGAATGTAAATGGTGAACGTAAAACACAAATCCGTGGAGGTTTCGGTATCTTTACCTCAAGACTTCCTTTAGTATGGCCAGCAGCAACATATAATAATAATGGAGTTACAGGTGGAAGATCTAGAAGCTTTGAGCTTAGCGACCCTGTAGTGTTTAATCCAAATATTAACCAACAACCTGTTACAGTACAACCTGGTACAGGTGGCGTTGGTGGTCGAATTGATTTATTCGCTCCAGACTTCAAATTACCACAAGTATTCAAAGCAAATTTTGCAATAGATCAAAAATTACCTTTATGGGGATTGGTTGCAAGTGCAGATTTAATTTGGAATGATAATATAACTGCTCTTAATTACCAACAGTTGAATATAGTAGGTGAAGCAGGAGCTCTAAATGGTCCTGATAATAGACCTTATTATGATGATAATGAAATTGATGATACATACAGAGACATTATATTAGCTTCAAACACCGGTGAAGGATATTCTTGGAATGCTAGTTTTACACTTAGAAAACCTTTCGAAAATGGTTTCCAAGGGCAAGTATCTTATTCTTATGGTGATTCTAAATCCCTTTTTGATGGTACTTCATCAAGAAATATTTCACAATGGGCAAATATAGAAACGGTAAATGGAAAAAATGCACCTCAATTAAGCAGATCAGATTTTGCTCAAGGGCATAGAATCAACGCTAATGTTTCTTATGAAATCAAATGGACTGATAATTTAAAAACTACGTTTGGCGTATACTACGAAGGATCTCAAGGACAGCCTTATTCTTTCATATATGATGGATCATTACTTGGAGATAACAGATCTGACAATGCTTTATTGTATGTTCCTGCTAACCAGAGTGAAATTAACCTTGTTCCTTTTAGAGATCGTGACGGAAACATAATCCCAGGATCAGATACTCCTGCAGAGCAATGGGCAGCCTTAAATGCATTTATAGAAGGAAACGACTACTTAAGAAAAAGAAGAGGTCGTTATGCAGAGCGTAACGGAGATCAAGGTCCATGGAGTCATGTTATCGACTTACGTTTTGTTCAAGATTTCTCTATTAATTTTGGTGATAAAAAACACACATTACAAGCAACAGCTGATATAAATAACTTCACAAATCTAATTAATAAAGATTGGGGTAAACGTAAATTTATTCGCCAAACTGTAGATCTAATTAATGCAGAGACTGGTGGCCCAGATCCTGAGTATACTTTTGATGCAGATAGATTTAAAGATGGTATCGAAGAGCTTACTGATAGTGGTAGGTTAAATGCTTCGAGATGGCAAATGCAAGTAGGATTACGCTATCTATTTAACTAA
- a CDS encoding cytochrome-c peroxidase — MKNLLYWGLFLALCAGCKNDSKQKDKDYVPVSSNENKTVAVSEIDKKARKTFGALPKIAENPDNPITHEKVTLGKTLYYDKRLSKDNTQSCNTCHNLKTYGVDNQSFSLGNDGKPGGRNSPTTLNAALHISQFWDGREPDVEAQAGGPILNPIEMAMPNETVVVDRISKIDEYINLFAKAFPEEKDPITYRNIEKAIGAFERKLITPSKFDKYMAGDGTALNKYEKKGMETFINVGCITCHTGALLGGNMYQKFGLTVNYWEHTNSEKIDNGRFDVTKNEADKYVFKVPSLLNIEKTAPYFHDGSIKDLKKAISIMGETQLNQKLNPQQVNEIHLFLQTLTGEVPEEALE; from the coding sequence ATGAAAAACTTACTTTACTGGGGTTTATTTCTTGCACTGTGTGCAGGATGTAAAAACGATTCTAAACAAAAAGACAAAGATTACGTTCCAGTTTCTTCAAATGAAAATAAGACAGTTGCGGTATCTGAAATTGATAAGAAAGCCCGAAAAACTTTTGGTGCATTACCAAAAATAGCAGAAAACCCAGACAATCCTATAACCCATGAGAAAGTGACTCTGGGTAAAACCCTTTATTATGACAAACGTCTTTCAAAAGATAATACACAAAGTTGTAATACTTGCCATAATCTAAAAACGTATGGAGTAGATAATCAATCTTTTTCATTAGGTAACGATGGCAAACCAGGAGGGCGTAACTCTCCTACGACTCTAAATGCTGCGCTACATATCTCTCAATTTTGGGATGGACGAGAACCTGATGTAGAAGCACAAGCTGGAGGGCCCATATTAAATCCAATAGAAATGGCAATGCCCAACGAGACAGTAGTGGTAGATCGAATATCAAAAATCGATGAATATATTAACCTTTTTGCCAAAGCTTTTCCAGAGGAAAAAGATCCTATAACCTATAGAAATATAGAAAAAGCTATTGGTGCTTTTGAACGAAAACTAATTACTCCTTCTAAGTTTGACAAGTATATGGCAGGAGATGGTACCGCGTTAAACAAATATGAAAAGAAAGGTATGGAAACCTTTATAAATGTTGGTTGTATCACCTGCCACACAGGAGCTTTACTAGGTGGTAATATGTATCAAAAATTTGGACTTACCGTAAACTATTGGGAGCACACAAATAGTGAAAAAATAGATAATGGTAGGTTTGATGTTACTAAAAATGAAGCCGATAAATATGTCTTTAAGGTTCCTTCGTTACTTAATATTGAAAAAACAGCACCTTACTTTCATGATGGTAGTATTAAGGATCTTAAAAAAGCCATCTCAATTATGGGTGAAACTCAATTAAATCAAAAGTTAAATCCACAGCAAGTTAACGAGATTCATCTTTTTTTACAGACTTTAACAGGAGAGGTTCCAGAAGAAGCTTTAGAGTAA
- a CDS encoding secondary thiamine-phosphate synthase enzyme YjbQ — protein sequence MKFFQKEIQLPSYPRGFHLITSKILAEIHEIKQIQIGQLQVFIKHTSASLTINENADPTVRQDFESHMNSMVPENATYYIHTYEGPDDMPAHIKASLMGTSVLVPITNGGLNLGTWQGIYLCEHRDYGGPRKLVLTAYGS from the coding sequence ATGAAGTTTTTTCAAAAAGAAATACAATTACCATCGTATCCCAGGGGGTTTCATTTGATAACGTCTAAGATTCTTGCCGAGATACACGAAATCAAACAAATACAAATAGGACAATTACAGGTATTTATTAAGCATACATCTGCTAGTCTTACTATAAATGAGAATGCAGACCCCACGGTACGACAGGATTTTGAAAGTCATATGAATAGTATGGTTCCAGAAAATGCCACATATTATATCCATACTTACGAAGGACCTGATGATATGCCTGCTCATATTAAAGCATCCTTAATGGGAACATCTGTTTTGGTTCCTATTACTAATGGAGGGTTAAATCTGGGAACATGGCAAGGGATCTATCTTTGTGAGCACAGAGATTATGGAGGCCCCAGAAAACTGGTTTTAACAGCTTATGGATCTTAG
- a CDS encoding HAD family hydrolase: MDLSQIKMVATDMDGTLLNTKGEVSRHFFELFEELNSLGVTFVAASGRQYYSIIDKLKPIKDDIYVIAENGALTMQQDKELQTTEIDRKTYLELLDVTKTLHGSQVIVCGRKRGYIENYGQDFVDMFSEFYDRYEIVENLSEVVDDQYLKIAICNQKGAEEYLYPALKHLENKLKVKVSGEIWLDLSHNLANKGHALQQLQKNNDILPEETMVFGDYNNDLEMMTKATYSFAMENAHPNIKAIANYSTKSNNDNGVEYMLHKMIEAKKAN, encoded by the coding sequence ATGGATCTATCACAAATTAAAATGGTTGCTACAGATATGGATGGCACACTTCTTAACACTAAAGGTGAAGTAAGTCGCCATTTTTTTGAGCTTTTTGAAGAGCTAAATAGCCTGGGAGTAACCTTTGTTGCCGCTAGTGGAAGACAATACTATAGTATTATTGATAAATTAAAACCTATTAAAGATGACATTTATGTCATTGCCGAAAATGGAGCTTTGACCATGCAACAAGATAAAGAGCTTCAAACTACAGAAATCGATCGCAAAACATATCTGGAGCTCCTTGATGTTACCAAAACATTACACGGTTCGCAAGTAATAGTTTGCGGAAGAAAACGAGGGTATATCGAAAACTACGGACAAGATTTTGTGGATATGTTTAGTGAATTTTATGACCGGTATGAGATTGTAGAAAATCTTTCTGAAGTAGTCGATGATCAATATCTCAAAATTGCAATTTGCAATCAAAAAGGAGCAGAAGAATATCTCTATCCTGCTTTAAAACATCTGGAAAACAAATTAAAAGTAAAAGTCTCTGGAGAAATCTGGCTGGATCTTTCTCACAACCTCGCTAATAAAGGTCATGCGCTACAACAATTGCAAAAAAACAATGATATATTACCTGAAGAGACTATGGTTTTTGGAGATTATAACAATGATCTTGAAATGATGACCAAAGCAACGTATAGCTTTGCTATGGAAAATGCCCACCCAAACATAAAAGCAATTGCTAATTACTCGACAAAGAGCAATAATGACAATGGTGTCGAATATATGTTACATAAAATGATTGAAGCTAAAAAAGCTAACTAA